A genomic window from Methylorubrum extorquens includes:
- a CDS encoding SMP-30/gluconolactonase/LRE family protein, which translates to MQAAPESVMLPGAGTYPENVAAGPDGTLYVSSFVDGGVIRVAPGTDKGEVWIKPGAYGTRSTFGLLPDPATNTLWLCSNDLSFLGIPGPGDARGSALKAFDLKSGEGKLSAPLPGNGPTICNDMAIGPDGAVYVTSTLSPQILRLRPGSSTLEVWVNDPVFDAGPKGAGLDGIAFGSDGQLYVNTFTKGGLFRVAMTGGAAGAITRLKTSRPLVQADGMRLTADGSFLLAEGGGSLDRVTVQGDDARIETVRDGFTGGATGVAQVGDTAFVSEGQLPLVLDPAKKGTKPSLPFRLHAVPLARQ; encoded by the coding sequence GTGCAAGCCGCGCCTGAATCGGTGATGCTGCCCGGCGCAGGCACCTACCCCGAGAACGTCGCTGCCGGGCCGGACGGAACGCTCTATGTCAGCAGCTTCGTCGATGGCGGTGTGATCCGCGTGGCGCCGGGGACCGACAAGGGCGAGGTCTGGATCAAACCGGGGGCCTACGGCACGCGCTCGACGTTCGGGCTGCTTCCCGATCCAGCCACGAACACGCTCTGGCTCTGCTCGAACGACCTGAGTTTCCTCGGCATTCCCGGCCCCGGAGACGCCAGGGGCAGCGCCCTCAAGGCATTCGATTTGAAATCCGGCGAAGGAAAGCTCAGCGCGCCCCTGCCCGGCAACGGGCCGACGATCTGCAACGACATGGCGATCGGACCGGACGGCGCGGTCTACGTCACCAGCACTCTGAGCCCACAGATCCTGCGTCTCAGGCCGGGTTCGAGCACGCTCGAAGTCTGGGTCAATGATCCGGTCTTCGATGCCGGACCCAAGGGCGCGGGCCTCGACGGGATCGCCTTCGGCTCCGACGGCCAACTTTACGTGAACACGTTCACCAAGGGCGGGCTGTTCCGTGTCGCGATGACGGGCGGGGCGGCGGGCGCGATCACCCGCCTCAAGACTTCACGTCCGCTCGTTCAGGCCGACGGCATGCGTCTGACCGCGGACGGCTCGTTCCTTCTCGCCGAAGGCGGCGGCAGCCTGGATCGCGTGACGGTTCAGGGCGATGACGCCCGGATCGAGACGGTGCGCGACGGCTTCACGGGAGGCGCCACCGGCGTTGCGCAGGTAGGCGACACCGCCTTCGTCAGCGAAGGGCAACTCCCCCTTGTCCTCGATCCCGCGAAGAAGGGCACCAAGCCCTCGCTCCCGTTCCGGCTTCACGCTGTGCCGCTCGCCCGGCAGTGA
- a CDS encoding 3-hydroxyacyl-CoA dehydrogenase NAD-binding domain-containing protein, with the protein MTDQTTGEAAQPADLRRQGRIGVITMNAPPVNALGAGLRRAIRARIEEAEADPEIGSIVLTGAGRLFSAGADIAEFDHSPDGPDLGALIDRVEDARKPVVAAIHGQALGGGLELALACHHRLATPSAKLGLPEVRLGLVPGAGGTQRLPRLVGPRAALEMIATGTPLSAKGAQAAGLIDAITAEDGLVADAVTFAEALLAEGRPIRRTRDRTEHRDAARDEPGLFDAFRTEQAKLFRGFEAPEACLACVRAATERPFAEGLAFERDTFLRLMRSAQSIAQRHVFFAEREVARIPDLPADTPTRTIARVGIIGAGTMGGGIAMNFLNAGLPVTIVEAAPEALERGLGIIRRNYEASAKKGRIRSEDVAARMALLTDSLDFDALSECDLVIEAVYEDMAIKRSIFERLDRIAKPGAILATNTSFLNVDAIAAVTRRPQDVIGLHFFSPANVMRLLEVVRAEKTAPDVVATAMRLARTIGKIAVQVGVCHGFVGNRLLDQRQREADRLILDGARPSDVDRVIQGFGLPMGPFAMMDLVGLDLGWSREISRGESVRDILCERDRRGQKTGAGFYDYDEARRATPSPEAEAVIREVAKRRGIPQRSVSDQEILERCLYLMVNEGAKILAEGKAWRASDIDVVWINGFGWPVYMGGPMHWGDTVGLPRIVETLRNLELAHGPDFQPAPLLEELAAEGSTFAAFDRQRSTRRF; encoded by the coding sequence GTGACGGACCAAACGACCGGTGAGGCAGCGCAGCCGGCTGATTTGCGGCGGCAGGGACGCATCGGTGTGATCACGATGAACGCACCGCCGGTGAACGCGCTCGGCGCGGGCCTGCGGCGGGCGATCCGGGCGCGGATCGAGGAGGCCGAGGCCGATCCGGAGATCGGCTCCATCGTGCTGACGGGTGCGGGGCGCCTGTTCAGTGCGGGCGCCGACATCGCCGAGTTCGATCACTCGCCGGACGGCCCCGATCTCGGCGCCCTGATCGACCGCGTCGAGGACGCGCGGAAGCCCGTGGTCGCTGCGATCCATGGTCAGGCGCTTGGCGGCGGATTGGAACTGGCGCTCGCCTGCCATCATCGCCTCGCCACGCCCTCGGCCAAGCTCGGCCTGCCGGAGGTCAGGCTCGGCCTCGTGCCGGGTGCGGGCGGCACGCAGCGCCTGCCCCGCCTCGTTGGACCGCGGGCAGCCCTGGAGATGATCGCGACCGGCACACCGCTGAGCGCGAAAGGGGCCCAGGCCGCGGGCCTGATCGACGCCATCACCGCCGAGGATGGGCTCGTCGCCGACGCGGTGACCTTCGCCGAGGCGCTTCTGGCCGAGGGCCGGCCCATCCGGCGCACCCGCGACCGTACCGAACACCGCGACGCCGCCCGTGACGAACCCGGATTGTTCGATGCGTTCCGAACCGAGCAGGCCAAGCTGTTCCGCGGCTTCGAGGCGCCGGAGGCGTGCCTCGCCTGCGTTCGGGCCGCGACCGAACGGCCCTTCGCCGAAGGGCTCGCCTTCGAGCGCGACACTTTTCTGCGGTTGATGCGCAGCGCTCAGTCGATCGCGCAGCGCCACGTCTTCTTTGCCGAGCGCGAGGTCGCCCGCATCCCCGACCTGCCGGCCGACACCCCGACCCGGACGATCGCGCGCGTCGGCATCATCGGCGCCGGCACGATGGGCGGCGGTATCGCCATGAACTTCCTCAATGCCGGCCTGCCCGTGACCATCGTCGAGGCGGCGCCAGAGGCCCTGGAGCGCGGCTTGGGCATCATCCGCCGGAACTACGAGGCGAGCGCGAAGAAGGGCCGCATCCGGTCCGAGGATGTGGCTGCGCGCATGGCACTTCTCACCGACAGCCTCGATTTCGACGCGCTGTCGGAGTGCGACCTCGTCATCGAGGCGGTCTACGAGGACATGGCGATCAAGCGCTCGATCTTCGAACGCCTCGACCGCATCGCCAAGCCTGGCGCGATTCTCGCCACCAACACCTCCTTCCTCAATGTCGATGCCATCGCCGCGGTGACGCGGCGCCCCCAAGACGTGATCGGGCTGCACTTCTTCTCGCCGGCCAACGTCATGCGTCTCCTCGAAGTCGTGCGGGCGGAGAAGACCGCGCCGGACGTGGTCGCGACGGCGATGCGGCTCGCCCGCACCATCGGTAAGATCGCGGTGCAGGTCGGCGTCTGCCACGGCTTCGTTGGCAACCGTCTGCTCGACCAGCGTCAGCGGGAGGCCGACCGGCTGATCCTCGACGGGGCGCGGCCCTCGGACGTCGATCGGGTGATCCAGGGCTTCGGCCTGCCGATGGGTCCGTTCGCGATGATGGATCTGGTCGGGCTCGACCTCGGCTGGTCGCGCGAGATCTCGCGCGGCGAGAGCGTGCGCGACATCCTGTGCGAGCGCGACCGGCGCGGCCAGAAGACGGGAGCCGGCTTCTACGATTACGACGAGGCCCGGCGGGCGACGCCCTCGCCGGAGGCCGAGGCGGTGATCCGCGAGGTCGCCAAGCGCCGCGGCATCCCGCAGCGGAGCGTGTCCGACCAGGAAATTCTGGAGCGCTGTCTCTATCTGATGGTCAATGAGGGCGCGAAGATCCTGGCAGAGGGCAAAGCGTGGCGCGCCTCCGACATCGACGTCGTCTGGATCAACGGCTTCGGCTGGCCAGTCTATATGGGCGGGCCGATGCACTGGGGCGACACGGTCGGCCTGCCCAGGATCGTCGAGACGCTGCGGAATCTCGAGCTGGCGCATGGGCCGGATTTCCAGCCCGCGCCCCTGCTCGAAGAACTGGCGGCCGAGGGCAGTACCTTCGCCGCGTTTGACCGGCAGCGCAGCACACGGCGGTTCTGA
- a CDS encoding alpha/beta hydrolase, which yields MFEIEAAGSPARSAASTMEGTVPITPGRLTRPSGPSLEVLIRHPERPSGLPPVLLVHGAFTGAWCWEETWMHALGETGRLVAAVSLRGHGTSEGRAALPWTGLHDFAEDLALAIRAMPEPPVLVAHSIGGLLAQHLLTSILAGHLALRGLVLVGSLPPEGLALAGPQLGLSLWLEALAGQFGRTPDFDHHDAMFGTGIEPAVAAAYAARIGTDTFLTLCLGSFTSLAQAYIPLPVLPAWGIGLPTLVLHGSDDRLVDSAAAARTALYHGADLDSIAGAGHCPMLGPRASVGAQVLNRWLDAQGL from the coding sequence ATGTTCGAGATTGAGGCCGCCGGTTCACCGGCACGCTCCGCCGCGTCCACGATGGAGGGGACGGTACCAATCACGCCCGGCCGACTGACCCGGCCGTCCGGCCCGTCGCTGGAGGTCCTGATCCGTCACCCGGAGCGGCCCTCCGGCCTGCCTCCGGTCCTGCTGGTCCACGGCGCCTTCACCGGGGCGTGGTGCTGGGAGGAGACTTGGATGCACGCGCTCGGCGAGACGGGGCGCCTCGTCGCCGCCGTCTCTCTGCGCGGCCACGGCACCAGCGAGGGTCGTGCCGCCCTCCCCTGGACCGGACTGCACGATTTTGCCGAGGATCTCGCCCTCGCGATCCGGGCGATGCCCGAGCCGCCCGTCCTCGTCGCCCACTCGATCGGCGGTCTCCTCGCGCAGCATCTGTTGACGTCGATCCTCGCCGGCCACCTCGCCTTGCGCGGTCTCGTCCTAGTCGGATCGCTGCCACCCGAGGGGCTGGCGCTGGCCGGCCCGCAACTCGGGCTGTCGTTGTGGCTCGAGGCGCTGGCGGGACAGTTCGGCCGGACGCCGGATTTCGACCACCACGACGCGATGTTCGGCACGGGCATCGAGCCGGCCGTCGCCGCAGCTTACGCCGCGCGCATCGGCACGGACACCTTCCTGACTTTGTGCCTCGGCTCGTTCACGAGCCTCGCCCAGGCCTACATCCCGCTGCCGGTACTGCCTGCCTGGGGCATCGGGCTTCCCACGCTCGTCCTGCACGGATCGGACGACCGCCTCGTCGATTCGGCTGCAGCAGCGCGCACGGCGCTCTATCACGGTGCCGACCTCGACAGCATCGCGGGCGCCGGCCACTGCCCGATGCTCGGGCCACGTGCCTCGGTCGGCGCGCAGGTGCTGAACCGCTGGCTCGACGCGCAGGGTCTCTGA
- a CDS encoding alpha/beta fold hydrolase yields the protein MTVTNEAPEKAHRALGGRLALQQLRATRSAYRRIVEAAEGAVQMLESSMGRSEIGHAASGGTGRGWSSLRGIAQQVMIASDTNLKAGFDCAERLLQASGPGEFFAIQAAYLREQSKRSTRQIIDLHHAAGGAMLGGETRSWVSPWTRATSLEESPAVDRPFRRRRTRGLSQGRFHEIAYVEWGEPNASEVVVCVHGLTRQGRDFDALAPALAARGYRVVCPDIVGRGHSGWLKDPEAYGLPQYASDMALLIAHLGVEQVDWVGTSMGGMIGMALAAAEGTPIRRLVVNDIGPFLPHAPVRAIGNNLLEAPARYASLEEAEARLRRIHAPFGPLTEAQWRHLTEHSIVPDGSGGFRPHYDPGIGNAFRPGRVYDVSLWETWDAITCPVLLLRGETSELLLAETAAEMTSRGPRARLVTIPGCGHAPALLDVGQIRIVTDWLGSTR from the coding sequence ATGACGGTGACGAATGAAGCCCCCGAGAAGGCGCATCGGGCTCTCGGGGGCCGGTTGGCCCTCCAGCAACTGAGGGCGACCCGTTCTGCCTATCGGCGGATTGTCGAAGCGGCCGAGGGGGCGGTCCAGATGCTCGAATCGTCGATGGGCCGTTCCGAGATCGGGCACGCGGCTTCGGGCGGCACCGGCCGTGGCTGGAGCAGTCTGCGCGGGATCGCCCAGCAGGTGATGATCGCCTCCGACACCAACCTCAAGGCCGGTTTCGACTGCGCCGAGCGGCTGCTGCAGGCCTCGGGTCCCGGTGAGTTCTTCGCGATCCAGGCGGCGTATCTGCGTGAGCAATCGAAACGCTCGACCCGGCAGATCATCGATCTCCATCACGCGGCGGGCGGCGCGATGCTGGGCGGCGAGACCCGTTCCTGGGTTTCGCCCTGGACCAGGGCGACGTCGCTTGAGGAGAGCCCGGCCGTCGACCGCCCCTTCCGCCGCCGCCGCACCCGCGGCCTCTCACAGGGCCGCTTCCACGAGATCGCCTATGTCGAGTGGGGGGAGCCGAATGCGTCCGAGGTCGTCGTCTGCGTCCACGGTCTGACCCGCCAGGGACGCGATTTCGATGCTCTCGCCCCTGCGCTCGCCGCACGCGGCTACCGCGTCGTCTGTCCGGACATCGTCGGGCGCGGGCATAGCGGATGGCTGAAGGATCCGGAGGCGTACGGCCTGCCCCAGTACGCGAGCGACATGGCGCTGCTGATCGCGCATCTCGGCGTCGAGCAGGTCGATTGGGTCGGCACCTCGATGGGCGGGATGATCGGCATGGCGCTCGCCGCCGCCGAAGGCACCCCGATCCGGCGCCTCGTCGTCAACGATATCGGGCCGTTCCTGCCGCATGCCCCGGTGCGGGCCATCGGCAACAACCTGCTCGAAGCGCCGGCGCGCTACGCGAGCCTTGAGGAGGCCGAGGCGCGGCTGCGCCGGATTCACGCGCCGTTCGGCCCTCTCACCGAGGCGCAGTGGCGCCACCTCACCGAGCACAGCATCGTACCGGACGGGAGCGGTGGCTTCCGGCCGCACTACGATCCCGGCATCGGCAACGCCTTCCGCCCCGGCCGCGTCTACGATGTCAGCCTCTGGGAGACCTGGGACGCAATCACCTGCCCCGTCCTGCTCCTGCGGGGCGAGACATCGGAACTGCTGTTGGCGGAGACCGCGGCGGAGATGACCAGCCGCGGCCCGAGGGCGCGCCTCGTCACGATTCCCGGCTGCGGCCATGCCCCGGCGCTCCTCGACGTGGGCCAGATCCGGATCGTCACCGATTGGCTCGGCTCGACGCGATAA
- a CDS encoding GntR family transcriptional regulator, translating to MQSVTLVPTLVGQIYDRILSEICDGTLPANTRLIQDELAEAYDVSRQPVQQALALLRDRGFVINAPKRGVVVAELDIDFVRSAYEIREVLDGLACRLAAERSPREAGAGREILERGRAAVASGAVAEQIAEDIAFHQFVNALSRNRAIEEAARPYWHHMRRIMGEVLRVDRGVDARVWDEHAAILDAIIGNDPEAAERLGREHIRRASIKFVSKLEALRRGADEESRKRSLARRLR from the coding sequence ATGCAAAGTGTGACATTGGTGCCGACGCTCGTCGGACAGATCTACGATCGGATTCTTTCCGAGATCTGTGACGGGACGCTGCCGGCGAACACCCGCCTCATCCAGGATGAACTCGCCGAGGCCTACGACGTCTCGCGCCAGCCGGTGCAGCAGGCCCTGGCGCTGCTGCGCGACCGCGGCTTCGTCATCAACGCGCCCAAGCGCGGTGTCGTCGTGGCCGAACTCGATATCGACTTCGTGCGAAGCGCCTACGAGATCCGCGAAGTGCTCGACGGTCTCGCCTGCCGTCTGGCAGCCGAGCGCTCGCCCCGAGAGGCCGGGGCCGGTCGCGAGATCCTCGAGCGCGGTCGAGCGGCGGTGGCCAGCGGCGCGGTCGCTGAACAGATCGCGGAGGACATCGCTTTTCACCAGTTCGTCAATGCGCTGTCGAGGAATCGCGCGATTGAGGAGGCGGCCCGCCCTTACTGGCATCACATGCGCCGGATCATGGGTGAGGTGTTGCGGGTCGATCGCGGTGTCGATGCCCGGGTCTGGGATGAGCACGCGGCCATTCTCGATGCCATCATCGGCAACGATCCCGAGGCCGCTGAGCGCCTCGGGCGCGAGCACATCCGACGCGCTTCGATCAAGTTCGTGTCCAAGCTCGAGGCGCTGCGCAGGGGAGCTGACGAGGAGAGCCGGAAGCGCTCGCTGGCGCGCCGCCTGCGCTGA
- the aldA gene encoding aldehyde dehydrogenase → MNAPLSNYINGKLIASKSFDMLPVFNPSTGRVISEMPVSTSDMVEEAVSAARKAQVSWGQRPAIQRANVLRAISARIRERGEPIARIISEEQGKLLGLAKVEVAFAADYLDYMAEWARRIEGEIIESDRPGENIFLFRKPVGVVGAILPWNFPFFLIVRKLGPALVTGNSIVIKPSEETPLNAAAFIELLDGLDIPEGLINFVYGTGAGVGEAICAHPHVDLISFTGSAATGARIMATAARNITKVNLELGGKAPAIVLKDADLDKAAKAVAASRTLNSGQVCNAAERVYVERQVAEEFGARVTEEMKRIRVGDPLGGSEVEMGPMINQAGVRKVEELVQSALSSGATVTTGGRGTADEGKGTFYEPTVLTGCHQDMDVMRKEIFGPVLPIMAVDSLEEAISLANDTEYGLTSSIYTESLSSALKASRELSFGETYVNRENFEAMQGFHAGNRKSGIGGADGKHGLYEYTSTHVVYIQT, encoded by the coding sequence TTGAACGCGCCCCTTTCGAACTACATCAACGGAAAGCTTATCGCGAGCAAGTCGTTCGATATGCTGCCGGTCTTCAACCCGTCGACCGGCCGCGTCATCTCCGAAATGCCGGTCTCGACCAGCGACATGGTCGAAGAAGCCGTGTCGGCGGCGCGCAAGGCGCAGGTTTCCTGGGGACAACGTCCCGCCATTCAGCGCGCCAACGTGCTACGCGCGATCTCGGCACGGATCCGCGAGCGGGGCGAGCCGATAGCCCGGATCATCTCGGAGGAGCAGGGCAAGCTTCTCGGCCTCGCCAAGGTCGAGGTCGCTTTTGCTGCCGACTACCTCGACTACATGGCCGAGTGGGCCCGCCGCATCGAGGGCGAGATCATCGAGAGCGACCGGCCGGGCGAGAACATCTTCCTGTTCCGCAAGCCCGTCGGCGTCGTCGGCGCGATCCTGCCCTGGAACTTCCCGTTCTTCCTCATCGTGCGCAAGCTCGGACCCGCGCTGGTGACCGGCAACAGCATCGTCATCAAGCCGAGCGAGGAAACACCCCTCAACGCGGCGGCCTTCATCGAGTTGCTCGACGGCCTCGACATCCCCGAGGGCCTGATCAACTTCGTCTACGGCACCGGCGCGGGCGTCGGCGAGGCGATCTGCGCCCATCCCCACGTCGACCTGATCAGCTTCACCGGCAGCGCCGCGACGGGCGCGCGGATCATGGCGACGGCGGCGCGCAACATCACCAAGGTCAACCTCGAACTCGGCGGCAAGGCCCCGGCGATCGTCCTCAAGGATGCCGACCTCGACAAGGCCGCCAAGGCGGTGGCCGCCTCGCGCACGCTCAATAGCGGCCAGGTCTGCAACGCGGCCGAGCGCGTCTATGTCGAACGGCAGGTCGCCGAGGAATTCGGAGCCCGCGTCACCGAGGAGATGAAGCGGATCCGCGTCGGCGATCCGCTCGGCGGCTCCGAGGTGGAGATGGGGCCGATGATCAACCAGGCCGGCGTCCGAAAGGTCGAGGAACTGGTGCAGTCGGCGCTGAGCAGCGGCGCCACGGTGACGACCGGTGGCCGGGGCACGGCCGACGAGGGCAAGGGCACCTTCTACGAGCCGACCGTGCTGACAGGCTGCCATCAGGACATGGACGTGATGCGCAAGGAGATCTTCGGTCCGGTTCTGCCCATCATGGCCGTCGACAGTCTGGAGGAGGCGATCAGCCTTGCCAACGACACCGAGTACGGCCTGACATCATCGATCTACACCGAAAGCCTGTCCAGCGCCCTGAAGGCGAGCCGCGAGCTGAGCTTCGGCGAGACCTACGTCAACCGCGAGAACTTCGAGGCGATGCAGGGATTCCATGCCGGGAACCGGAAGTCCGGTATCGGCGGCGCGGATGGCAAGCACGGGCTCTACGAGTACACGAGCACGCATGTTGTATATATCCAGACCTAA
- a CDS encoding transporter gives MRKYAAFAISAAVTLGGLALQATATKAADITFGIIGPREYELPVNYKDFFAFVQYTGTNSTSQFFDQSGNLSSVPRQNLTVGLSKFVWFTTIDSLPGVGIALEAILPEVYLGTRGAKERFGFGDTIWGFATWIKPTDNSTLGFQSFIQAPIGGDYFTNRFYANYSSILFDVQGEHLSFTGDVGGVFRGDQDPAGPGGVVVSPGTTFHTNLRLGYKLGIPAFPVEPFLALDYQYNTAARVTASNLIVPNSQNQDLALGAGLAILYDPKQSFTIRYSRSVYGENTFPTNAVFLKYVYIP, from the coding sequence GTGAGGAAATATGCAGCTTTCGCGATCTCGGCGGCGGTGACTTTGGGGGGACTTGCCCTTCAGGCCACCGCCACCAAGGCAGCCGACATCACCTTCGGCATCATCGGACCGCGCGAGTACGAATTGCCGGTCAACTACAAGGACTTCTTCGCCTTCGTTCAATACACCGGCACAAACTCGACCTCGCAGTTCTTCGACCAAAGCGGCAACTTGTCGAGCGTGCCGCGCCAGAACTTGACGGTGGGCTTGAGCAAGTTCGTCTGGTTCACCACAATCGACTCGCTGCCCGGCGTCGGCATCGCCCTCGAAGCGATCCTGCCGGAAGTCTATCTCGGCACGCGCGGCGCCAAGGAGCGGTTCGGGTTCGGCGACACCATCTGGGGCTTCGCAACCTGGATCAAGCCGACCGACAACAGCACTCTCGGCTTTCAGTCCTTCATCCAGGCGCCGATCGGCGGCGACTACTTCACCAACCGCTTCTACGCCAACTATTCCAGCATCTTGTTCGATGTTCAGGGCGAGCACCTGAGCTTCACCGGCGATGTCGGCGGCGTCTTCCGCGGCGACCAGGATCCCGCCGGTCCCGGCGGGGTGGTGGTCAGCCCCGGCACGACGTTCCACACGAACCTGCGCCTCGGCTACAAGCTCGGCATCCCGGCCTTCCCGGTCGAGCCGTTCCTCGCGCTCGACTACCAGTATAACACGGCGGCCCGCGTCACCGCGTCCAACCTGATCGTCCCAAACAGCCAGAATCAGGATCTGGCGCTCGGCGCCGGCTTGGCCATCCTCTACGATCCCAAGCAGTCCTTCACGATCCGCTACTCGCGGAGTGTCTACGGCGAAAACACGTTCCCCACCAACGCAGTCTTTCTGAAGTACGTCTACATACCTTGA
- a CDS encoding ubiquinol-cytochrome c reductase iron-sulfur subunit, whose translation MSASKNPKIMIDRRTALLGVAGCCLAAGPVWAGPEEDLPAKGDTLVFDDGPLEGKPVTLDAIKEGEPALAIAVDTATGTKKTESRFAKIVLARVPEADIDEDTKPFTADGVIALSAICTHQGCSVTGWNAENKSLLCFCHGSEFVPGEGGRVEKGPARKRIPVLPIAKGEKGEVVITEGFRGKPGPGA comes from the coding sequence ATGTCGGCTTCGAAAAATCCGAAGATCATGATCGATCGCCGCACCGCGCTTCTCGGCGTGGCCGGCTGCTGCCTGGCGGCCGGCCCGGTCTGGGCGGGTCCCGAAGAGGATCTGCCGGCCAAAGGCGACACACTCGTGTTCGACGACGGCCCGCTCGAGGGAAAGCCCGTCACGCTCGACGCGATCAAGGAGGGTGAACCCGCCCTCGCGATCGCCGTCGATACGGCCACCGGCACCAAGAAGACCGAGTCGCGCTTCGCCAAGATCGTCCTCGCGCGCGTGCCGGAGGCCGACATCGACGAGGACACGAAGCCCTTCACGGCGGACGGCGTCATCGCCCTCTCGGCGATCTGCACGCACCAGGGCTGCTCCGTCACCGGCTGGAACGCCGAGAACAAATCCCTGCTCTGTTTCTGCCACGGCTCGGAATTCGTGCCGGGGGAGGGCGGGCGCGTCGAAAAGGGGCCGGCGCGCAAGCGCATCCCCGTCCTGCCGATCGCCAAGGGCGAGAAGGGCGAAGTCGTCATCACCGAAGGCTTCCGCGGCAAGCCCGGCCCCGGCGCCTGA
- a CDS encoding PQQ-dependent dehydrogenase, methanol/ethanol family, with amino-acid sequence MSKTNRRTPPAQALAPLLGSALLAFAAVSGSQAAEGIKDYKPVTDERLANPEPENWLQYRGNYAGWGYSPLDKINAENVKRLVPAWTLSTGVMDGHQSPPTVNNGIMFISTPQAQVLAVNARDGQVLWRYQKDLPPELFQLHPTNRGVGLYGDKVYVATTDACVVALEAATGKAKWTKCVAKWKEGYYMTLSPLVAKGKVVVGVSGGEFGIRGFITALDAETGAEAWKTYTVAGPEDPGFQTWKGDSWKTGGSPVWIQGNYDPKSETAYFGTGNGGPWMPDTRPGDNLYSTSTVALDINTGKIKGHHQYHYNDAWDWDEVSAPLLIDIKRDGRTLPGLVHAGRNGYLWTLERTADGPIKFVDAKPFVYQDVFSGVDPKTGRPTYKEDKVPTTGKKAEFCPSLWGGKDWPPEAYNPKTGLLYIPANDNLCAVIAGVPVKARKPGELYIGVPVEEILSSLHVRKDVDVSKPVNIGQLQAWDMNTGQKVWQHDFMDSATWGPVLTTGSGLVFTGGTSDRKFRAFDGKTGKVVWEMRLNSGVIGVPSSYMVDGVQYVAVQSGWGVDADRMLGGINNALPEDRRVRMAPQGGVVWVFKVMDQEVSAK; translated from the coding sequence ATGTCCAAGACCAACCGTCGAACACCACCCGCTCAGGCGCTCGCGCCGCTGCTCGGCTCCGCGCTTCTGGCCTTCGCCGCCGTGTCGGGCTCGCAGGCGGCCGAAGGCATCAAGGACTACAAGCCCGTCACCGACGAGCGCCTTGCCAACCCCGAGCCCGAGAACTGGCTGCAATACCGCGGCAACTATGCCGGCTGGGGCTATAGCCCGCTCGACAAGATCAACGCCGAGAACGTCAAGCGGCTCGTACCCGCCTGGACGCTCTCGACCGGCGTCATGGACGGCCACCAATCGCCGCCGACCGTCAACAACGGCATCATGTTCATCTCGACGCCGCAGGCGCAGGTGCTCGCGGTCAACGCCCGCGACGGGCAGGTTCTGTGGCGCTACCAGAAGGATCTGCCGCCCGAGCTGTTCCAGCTCCATCCGACCAACCGCGGCGTCGGGCTCTACGGCGACAAGGTCTATGTCGCGACCACCGACGCCTGCGTCGTCGCGCTCGAAGCCGCGACCGGCAAGGCGAAGTGGACGAAGTGCGTCGCCAAGTGGAAGGAGGGCTACTACATGACCCTCTCGCCGCTCGTGGCGAAGGGCAAGGTCGTAGTCGGCGTCTCCGGCGGCGAGTTCGGCATCCGCGGCTTCATCACCGCGCTCGACGCCGAGACCGGCGCGGAAGCCTGGAAGACCTACACCGTCGCGGGACCGGAGGATCCCGGCTTCCAGACCTGGAAGGGCGATTCCTGGAAGACCGGCGGCTCGCCGGTCTGGATCCAGGGCAATTACGACCCCAAGAGTGAGACCGCCTATTTCGGCACCGGCAACGGTGGGCCGTGGATGCCGGATACGCGGCCGGGCGACAACCTGTACTCGACCTCGACCGTCGCGCTCGACATCAACACCGGCAAGATCAAGGGCCATCACCAGTATCACTACAACGATGCTTGGGACTGGGACGAAGTCTCGGCGCCGCTGCTGATTGACATCAAGCGCGACGGCCGCACCCTTCCCGGCCTCGTCCATGCCGGCCGCAACGGCTACCTCTGGACGCTGGAGCGGACTGCGGACGGACCGATCAAGTTCGTCGATGCCAAGCCCTTCGTCTATCAGGACGTGTTCTCGGGCGTCGATCCGAAGACCGGTCGGCCGACCTACAAGGAAGACAAGGTTCCGACCACCGGCAAGAAGGCCGAATTCTGCCCGAGCCTGTGGGGTGGCAAGGATTGGCCGCCGGAGGCCTACAACCCCAAGACCGGCCTGCTCTACATCCCCGCCAACGACAACCTCTGCGCCGTGATCGCCGGCGTGCCGGTCAAGGCCCGCAAGCCGGGTGAACTCTACATCGGCGTGCCGGTGGAGGAGATTCTTTCAAGCCTGCATGTCCGCAAGGACGTCGACGTGAGCAAGCCGGTCAACATCGGTCAGCTCCAGGCCTGGGACATGAACACCGGCCAGAAGGTGTGGCAGCACGACTTCATGGACTCGGCCACCTGGGGCCCGGTCCTGACGACGGGCAGCGGGCTCGTCTTCACCGGCGGCACCAGCGACCGCAAGTTCCGCGCCTTCGACGGCAAGACCGGCAAGGTGGTGTGGGAGATGCGGCTGAATTCCGGCGTCATCGGCGTGCCCTCCTCCTACATGGTCGATGGCGTCCAATACGTCGCGGTCCAGTCCGGCTGGGGCGTCGATGCCGACCGTATGCTCGGCGGTATCAACAACGCCCTGCCCGAAGATCGCCGGGTGCGCATGGCCCCGCAGGGCGGCGTCGTGTGGGTGTTCAAGGTGATGGACCAGGAGGTCTCGGCCAAATGA